The genomic segment ATTCAATTCTCTATTCTTTCTCCCTTCTTTGTGCTCTGATTCTTAATTTGCTCTCAGGTTCATAGATTGGTGGTCAATCGCGACTCAAAGTTCACCAATTTCGTCGAGGTTTGTTAGTTCTTGCTTATCAACGAGATTAGAGTTTTTGGTTTAGTTTCAAGATTCTTGTTACAAAAGTCAACTAGATTAGGGTTCTAAATCATGCTTGCTTATATATGTTACTTTTTGTATAATCTTTGTTTTGTTGCAGTTTAGAACGCATAAGGTTATATACAGGAGATATGCAGGGTTGTTTTTCTCATTGTGCGTTGACATAACAGACAATGAGTTGGCTTACCTTGAATGCATCCACTTGTTCGTTGAGATTTTGGACCATTTCTTCAGCAATGTCTGTGAGCTTGATTTGGTTTTCAACTTCCACAAGGTAACCCCCCAaaacatctttctttctttctttctttcgttTATCCTTTTATGTTACTTCTCAAACTGTTTCAGTCTCCTACTTCCCTGTGGACGACCTATGATTAGAGTTAATTGTCATTGTTTTATGATTAGCAAATTCTTCCTTGGACATCTTAGTATCTTACGAGTGGCTTTCTCGAAAAACTTAGTGATGATTTTTTAGCTTTATCATATCAAagcttgtttcttttttttttttaatggataAAGGTGTTGCTCTGAAATTTACACATGAGTTTTTAGTTGATATTAATTTACTTACTAATTTAGTGATGATTCTTGTTTGGCATTATCATATCAAGGTAAGGCAAAAGACTGATGAGTGATGGATAAATTATGTTGCTTCGAAGTTTCTGTATTagttctttatttgttttttaaatttttactaattcACAATTGTTGTTTCATGTAAGGTGTACTTAATACTGGATGAATTCATTCTTGCTGGAGAGCTTCAAGAAACAAGCAAGCGGGTGCGCccataaaacctttttttttttccttcttttctcAGAGCAGTTTTTCTCGTTTATTGTTGGCAGTAAACTGAAAAGTTATCCATCAACTCTCTTTGTTGCAGGCGATCATTGAGAGGATGTCAGAACTGGAGAAGCTCGAGTGATGAGGTTGGGATATTATATGATAGTCAAGAATGAAAATGAGCAGTATGAGTCTTCCTTTTTGCTCCTCTCTGTTATGTTCTGTCTACCTTAAACACACACCTTttcgttttgattttttaaaactctaatgataaacaaaacatttatttgGACAACTCAAAGAAAGAATATGATGGTCTGAGACATTGTGTTCAGATGCAATTGTCTTCTTTCGCACTGatgaaaaagaaaaccaaatcatGTATTGTTACTGCAATTCATGATGGTTTAGGTTCTTATGAATTTCACTAAAAGCATTGCCTTTACCAAGGTCCCTGTTCATTTTCAGTCTCGCATTAAGGAACATGGCCTATGTTGTCTGATTTTGAGTAGTACGCCGAATTCTAACTCCAATACAATAATCACCTTGATCCACCTTTGAATTTGTGACATTAAATACGCCAGAATTCCGATTTCACAAAGCTATTGAATAAGATCATCCAAAACTCCCACAATTTAAACtatgttagaaatatgagataagtgttgctgtgaaagttgtgtctttctcattagctctcactatcaatatatagtggaggttCGCAAGGGTTTACAGCAAGGAGAGAATCTacacatttaatacatattgACTACAAAGATatagacttggtcaaagctcataaatgctccggttgaatgagtcttcatcttgactagtcttggacggatgtagacggaccggagacgggtgtagacggaccggatagtcgggtcggatgtaaacctccttgatggttaatggcaatccacatatccatatcatggatttataacactcccccttggatgccataaccatatcgggcttgtaatgtgctaacgttgcctcattaaaacctctcccggaaaacccaaacccaatgtggtaaaaagggaaaccaaggaaaggaaaaagagtacaacacacattactccccctgatttggacatcactgaaggtccttgagtcttcgcatgccaatctgctgcgtgagcttcctgaatgtgctggtgggaagtgacttggtgaagaggtcggctgagttctcaCTTGACTGGATTTGAGTGACGCTGACCTCCTTGGATTTCTGCAActcatgtgtgaagaagaacttgggtagtacatgtttggttcggtcacctttgatatacccatctttgagttgagcaatgcaggctgcattatcctcatatatgatggtcggaccattgtcctcgaccattccactatctgatcggatgtgttgagtcatagacctcaaccatacacactcacgacttgcctcatgcatggctaagatttctgagtgattagatgatgtggctgctatagtttgtttcatggaacgccatgatattgcAGTACCACCATGAGTGAACACATAACCGGTTTGGGACCGACCATGTtgtggatcagataagtagcctgcatcagtaaagcctactaaaccatctttggtttcattggtataaaatagacccaaatccttagttccttgaaggtaacgtaggatatgtttaattccattctagtgcctttgggtcggacatgaaCTAAAACGGGCTAGGAGGCtaacggcaaaacatatatctggtatagtgtggctagccaaatacagtaacactcctatggcactgaggtaaggcacttcaggacccaggacattctcatcatcctccttaggacggaatgggtcagtgtccactccaagggacctcacgaccattgggctggtcaatgggtgagcctggtccatgttaaatctcttgagtaccttttctgtatatgccatttgatgcaaaaggattcctccttttatgtactcaagttgtaaccccaaacagactttagttttacctaggtctttcatttcaaactctttcttgagatattcaactgtttgggcgatt from the Brassica napus cultivar Da-Ae unplaced genomic scaffold, Da-Ae ScsIHWf_752;HRSCAF=1088, whole genome shotgun sequence genome contains:
- the LOC125605488 gene encoding AP-2 complex subunit sigma-like, with translation MIRFILLQNRQGKTRLAKYYVPLEESEKHKVEYEVHRLVVNRDSKFTNFVEFRTHKVIYRRYAGLFFSLCVDITDNELAYLECIHLFVEILDHFFSNVCELDLVFNFHKVYLILDEFILAGELQETSKRAIIERMSELEKLE